The Desulfomonilia bacterium DNA segment ATACTCTGTTTCTTCCCTCAATCTAGTGCCCAGGCCACCGCAAAGGATTACAACCGGTATATTCTGAGTCATCAGAACCCTTCCTTGCTGATTAAATTTTGAATCTGTCTTATTTGTTTCAGCGATATATCACGCATATTCATTTTATTTTCATGCCACGCCTTATACCATTCAACTGTCCATTCAATAGCAGCTCTGCTATCTAAAAGAGGTTTCCATCCAAGCTCATAAACAGCTTTATCAATGCACAGCTTTAACAAATGGGCCTCGTGAAGGTTTTTTGTCTGTACTTCAGGCGTAACAATACTTCCATTTCCCCATGCAGATACAAACTTTTCTGCAAGTTCCATAACGCGTATCTGAGAGTTCTGAGCAGGACCGAAGTTCCATGATCCGGAAAACCTCGCAGGATCATTATAAATTTTCATTGCCAGAAGCAGGTATCCGGATAATGAGTCAAGCACATGCTGCCAGGGCCTTATTGCATCAGGTTTACGCACAAGGATAGGTTTTCCCATGGAAAGCGCCCTTATGCAGTCAGGAATAATCCTGTCTTTTGCCCAGTCTCCTCCACCGATGACATTTCCGGCGCGGGCTGTTGCAAAACCTCTGAGATTATCCTCTTTATCAAAGAATGAGCGTTGATATGCGGAGCATACTATTTCAGCTGCTCCCTTACTGGCACTGTATGGGTCATGACCTCCCATGGGGTCATTTTCTCGATAGCCCCAGACGCATTCTCTGTTTTCATAGCACTTGTCCGAGGTAACAATGACAGCTGCCCTGACACAAGGACTGAGACGAACCGCTTCAAGAACATTTATGGTACCTCCAATATTCGTATCAAAAGTCCCTTTGGGATCCATATATGAATCTCTGACAAGCGCTTGGGCAGCCAGGTGAAAAATAATCTCGGGTTCGACTTCCTTAAAAGCTTTACTTACTACATTGCTGTCT contains these protein-coding regions:
- the rfbG gene encoding CDP-glucose 4,6-dehydratase, with product MFNDFFNNKSVLITGHTGFKGSWLALWLNELGARVTGLALNPNTEPSHFSLIGLDNNITSIEGDIRDSNVVSKAFKEVEPEIIFHLAAQALVRDSYMDPKGTFDTNIGGTINVLEAVRLSPCVRAAVIVTSDKCYENRECVWGYRENDPMGGHDPYSASKGAAEIVCSAYQRSFFDKEDNLRGFATARAGNVIGGGDWAKDRIIPDCIRALSMGKPILVRKPDAIRPWQHVLDSLSGYLLLAMKIYNDPARFSGSWNFGPAQNSQIRVMELAEKFVSAWGNGSIVTPEVQTKNLHEAHLLKLCIDKAVYELGWKPLLDSRAAIEWTVEWYKAWHENKMNMRDISLKQIRQIQNLISKEGF